The following are from one region of the Hydrogenophaga sp. BPS33 genome:
- a CDS encoding beta-ketoacyl-[acyl-carrier-protein] synthase family protein, whose translation MTPLPLTAYTATSCLGVGLAAHRAALHGNQSGLRPCAFETVNLPTWVGEVAGVDDHPLPAALARYECRNNRLALLALRADGFEERLRAAVARHGAQRVGVFIGTSTSGILQTELAYRERDPATGALPASFDYAATHNPYGVAELLREHLGITGMATTISTACSSSAKVFAAAARQIELGTLDAALVGGVDSLCLTTLYGFASLELTSKEPCRPSDVDRDGISIGEGAAYALLERADGAAPDAVWLLGTGESSDAYHMSAPHPEGLGAQMAMQAALRSASLGADAIDYINLHGTATPANDSAEGKAVANVFGQRVPCSSTKGATGHTLGAAGALEAVVCAIALVDGFVPGSVGTHTLDPAIPLNVQMQSATLPVRRALSNSFGFGGSNCSLMLGVGA comes from the coding sequence TTGACGCCCCTGCCCTTGACCGCCTACACCGCCACCAGTTGCCTGGGTGTGGGCCTGGCCGCGCACCGCGCGGCCTTGCACGGCAACCAGAGCGGCCTGCGGCCCTGCGCCTTTGAAACCGTGAACCTGCCGACCTGGGTCGGCGAGGTCGCAGGCGTGGACGACCACCCCTTGCCCGCCGCGTTGGCGCGCTACGAATGCCGCAACAACCGCCTGGCCCTGCTGGCCCTGCGCGCCGACGGCTTCGAAGAGCGCCTGCGCGCCGCCGTCGCCCGCCATGGTGCGCAGCGCGTGGGTGTCTTCATCGGCACCAGCACCTCGGGCATTCTGCAGACCGAACTGGCCTACCGGGAACGCGACCCTGCCACGGGCGCGTTGCCCGCATCGTTCGACTACGCCGCCACGCACAACCCCTACGGCGTGGCCGAACTGCTGCGCGAGCACCTGGGCATCACCGGCATGGCCACCACCATTTCTACCGCCTGCTCCTCCAGCGCCAAGGTGTTCGCGGCGGCCGCGCGCCAGATCGAACTCGGCACCCTCGATGCGGCGCTGGTCGGTGGCGTCGACTCGCTGTGCCTGACCACGCTGTATGGTTTTGCCTCGCTCGAACTCACCTCCAAAGAACCGTGTCGCCCCAGCGATGTGGACCGCGACGGCATCTCCATTGGCGAAGGCGCGGCCTACGCGCTGCTCGAGCGCGCCGACGGCGCCGCGCCCGATGCCGTGTGGCTGCTCGGCACGGGCGAGTCGAGCGACGCGTACCACATGTCCGCGCCGCACCCCGAAGGCCTGGGCGCGCAGATGGCCATGCAGGCCGCACTGCGCTCGGCCTCGCTGGGCGCGGACGCGATCGACTACATCAACCTGCACGGCACGGCCACGCCGGCCAACGACAGCGCCGAAGGCAAGGCCGTGGCCAACGTGTTCGGCCAGCGCGTGCCCTGCTCCTCCACCAAGGGCGCGACCGGCCACACGCTGGGCGCGGCCGGTGCGCTTGAAGCGGTGGTGTGCGCGATCGCGCTGGTTGACGGCTTCGTGCCCGGCAGCGTCGGTACGCACACGCTCGATCCGGCCATTCCGCTCAACGTGCAGATGCAGAGCGCCACGCTGCCGGTGCGCCGCGCTTTAAGCAACTCGTTCGGCTTTGGCGGCAGCAATTGCAGCCTGATGCTGGGAGTTGGTGCATGA
- a CDS encoding LpxL/LpxP family acyltransferase, which yields MSRAIPPDWMRQEERSHLGVLRFMVWISLRLGRPIGRLVLRFIALYYVVFSPKARRTGRVYLRRALGREPTWADAYRHVMHFSSTVHDRVYLLNDRFDLFDIELVGHEAVQAALARQPGALLYGAHMGSFEVLRAMAHGHAHEPVAMLMYEDNARKINAILHAINPQAHQDVIPLGHPDSMLKARDRLDAGSLVGLLADRSLAHDSTAECRFLGEPAPFPIGPWRMAAMLRRPVFFMAGLYLGGNRYRLHFEPLADFSTVERGERDAAIAQAMQAYADRLSHYCRRAPFNWFNFFDFWHRT from the coding sequence ATGAGCCGCGCAATCCCACCCGACTGGATGCGCCAGGAAGAACGCAGCCACCTCGGCGTGCTGCGCTTCATGGTGTGGATCTCCCTGCGCCTGGGCCGGCCCATCGGGCGGCTGGTGCTGCGCTTCATCGCGCTGTACTACGTGGTGTTCTCGCCCAAGGCGCGGCGCACCGGCCGCGTGTACCTGCGGCGGGCCCTCGGGCGCGAGCCCACCTGGGCCGACGCCTACCGCCACGTCATGCACTTCTCTAGCACGGTGCACGACCGCGTGTACCTGCTCAACGACCGTTTCGACCTGTTCGATATCGAGCTGGTGGGCCATGAAGCCGTGCAGGCCGCGCTCGCGCGCCAACCGGGCGCGCTGCTGTACGGCGCGCACATGGGCAGCTTCGAGGTGCTGCGCGCCATGGCCCATGGGCACGCCCACGAGCCCGTGGCCATGCTGATGTACGAGGACAACGCGCGCAAGATCAACGCCATCCTGCACGCCATCAACCCGCAGGCCCACCAGGACGTGATTCCCCTGGGCCATCCCGACTCGATGCTCAAGGCGCGCGACCGGCTCGACGCCGGCTCGCTGGTGGGTTTGCTCGCCGACCGCTCGCTGGCCCACGACAGCACGGCAGAATGCCGGTTTCTGGGCGAACCGGCACCGTTCCCCATCGGTCCCTGGCGCATGGCGGCCATGCTGCGCCGACCGGTGTTCTTCATGGCCGGCCTGTACCTGGGCGGCAACCGGTATCGGCTGCATTTCGAACCCCTGGCCGACTTCTCCACCGTGGAGCGCGGCGAGCGCGACGCGGCCATTGCCCAGGCCATGCAAGCCTACGCCGACCGCCTGAGCCACTACTGCCGACGGGCGCCGTTCAACTGGTTCAACTTCTTCGACTTCTGGCACCGCACATGA
- a CDS encoding phosphatase PAP2 family protein, with translation MSSLPARSWYGQLWSRFATLWYLKALGTTAFMVLFFKGYFWVLHHPLGEPVVMPTLAIDDWVPFTGLGFPAYVSLWFYVSLPSALMPDLRELIRYGLWTAAMCLFCLALFWVFPTQVPVPDVDWSLHPQLQFLKGIDASGNACPSLHVGSAVYSLMWLRVIFLQVRAPTALQLLSVVYCVVIVWSTMAIRQHVFLDVLAGALVGAVFGWLSLRREPVFRSALVENAVR, from the coding sequence ATGTCCTCCCTCCCCGCCCGCTCCTGGTACGGTCAACTCTGGTCCCGGTTTGCCACCCTCTGGTATCTCAAGGCGCTGGGCACCACGGCCTTCATGGTGCTGTTCTTCAAGGGCTATTTCTGGGTGCTGCACCATCCACTGGGCGAGCCCGTGGTGATGCCCACGCTGGCGATCGACGACTGGGTGCCGTTCACCGGGCTGGGCTTTCCGGCGTATGTGTCGCTCTGGTTCTACGTGTCCCTGCCCTCGGCGCTGATGCCCGACCTGCGCGAGCTGATCCGCTACGGACTCTGGACGGCGGCCATGTGCCTGTTCTGTCTGGCGCTGTTCTGGGTCTTCCCGACCCAGGTGCCGGTACCCGATGTCGACTGGTCGCTGCACCCGCAACTGCAGTTTCTCAAGGGCATCGACGCCTCGGGCAACGCCTGTCCCTCGCTGCACGTGGGCTCGGCGGTGTATTCGCTGATGTGGCTGCGTGTCATCTTCCTGCAGGTGCGCGCGCCCACGGCCCTGCAGTTGCTCAGCGTGGTGTACTGCGTGGTGATCGTGTGGTCCACCATGGCGATCCGCCAGCATGTGTTTCTGGATGTGCTGGCCGGGGCGCTGGTGGGGGCGGTGTTCGGCTGGCTGTCGCTGCGCCGGGAGCCGGTTTTTCGTTCGGCGCTTGTCGAGAACGCCGTGCGCTGA
- a CDS encoding alpha/beta hydrolase — protein MNTLLRTVGIPGDAPHLLVMLPGMVMQAEAIFEAGFADAIAQRALPLDLLAVDVSGIGLEAADTWNALQDQILTPERARRRSVWLGGISLGGLVAMAHVAARPGVVDGLCLLAPYPGSRPSVNVIERAGGVDRWQPSAADLRDPELRLWQWLKRPPRDLPVFIGHGREDRFADRIQQVADRFPATARHTVAGGHEWSAWLPVWEQFLEAGYFSA, from the coding sequence ATGAACACTTTGCTGCGCACCGTGGGTATCCCCGGCGATGCGCCGCATCTGCTGGTGATGCTGCCCGGCATGGTGATGCAGGCCGAGGCCATCTTCGAAGCCGGGTTTGCCGACGCGATAGCCCAACGCGCGCTGCCGCTCGATCTGCTGGCGGTGGACGTGAGCGGCATCGGGCTGGAGGCGGCCGACACCTGGAACGCGCTGCAGGACCAGATCCTCACACCCGAGCGCGCGCGCCGCAGGAGCGTGTGGCTCGGCGGCATCTCGCTCGGCGGCTTGGTGGCCATGGCGCACGTCGCGGCGCGGCCCGGCGTGGTCGATGGTCTGTGCCTGCTCGCGCCCTACCCGGGCAGCCGGCCGAGCGTGAACGTGATCGAGCGCGCGGGCGGTGTCGACCGTTGGCAACCCAGCGCAGCAGACTTGCGCGACCCCGAGCTGCGCCTGTGGCAGTGGCTGAAACGCCCTCCGCGGGACTTGCCGGTGTTCATCGGCCATGGCCGTGAAGACCGGTTTGCCGACCGCATCCAGCAAGTGGCAGACCGCTTTCCCGCGACCGCGCGCCACACGGTCGCGGGCGGCCACGAATGGTCGGCATGGTTACCCGTCTGGGAACAATTTCTCGAGGCCGGTTATTTTTCCGCCTGA
- a CDS encoding acyl carrier protein yields MNSSEMIRTFLVDRLGVEAEQVQPHALLAELGVDSLMLAELMFEAEDRLGIDIPSDTEPPKTVADMQAVIDALTALKTP; encoded by the coding sequence ATGAACTCTTCCGAAATGATTCGAACGTTTCTCGTTGACCGCCTGGGCGTGGAGGCCGAGCAGGTGCAACCGCACGCCCTGCTGGCCGAGCTCGGGGTGGACTCCTTGATGCTGGCCGAATTGATGTTCGAAGCCGAAGACCGCCTGGGCATCGACATCCCCTCCGACACCGAGCCCCCCAAGACCGTGGCCGACATGCAAGCTGTGATCGACGCGCTCACGGCCCTCAAGACCCCCTGA
- a CDS encoding SRPBCC family protein: MSSNATNTVRLHRVLRAPPEKVYRAFLDADALARWLPPYGFLCQVHHLEPKVGGTFKMSFRNFSTGHAHSFGGEYLELKPGERVRYNDKFDDSNLPGVMNVDVQLKAVVCGTELTVVQDGIPAVIPAEMCYLGWQESLVQLAQLVEPDIPDA; this comes from the coding sequence ATGTCCAGCAATGCCACCAATACCGTCCGACTGCACCGCGTGCTGCGCGCGCCACCGGAAAAGGTCTACCGCGCCTTTCTGGACGCCGATGCGCTCGCCCGCTGGCTGCCGCCCTACGGATTTCTCTGCCAGGTGCACCACCTGGAGCCCAAGGTCGGCGGCACTTTCAAGATGTCGTTTCGCAACTTCTCGACCGGCCACGCGCATTCGTTCGGGGGTGAATACCTGGAACTCAAGCCGGGCGAGCGCGTGCGCTACAACGACAAGTTCGACGACTCGAACCTGCCCGGCGTGATGAATGTGGACGTGCAGCTCAAGGCCGTGGTGTGTGGCACCGAACTCACAGTGGTGCAGGACGGGATTCCGGCGGTCATACCGGCGGAGATGTGTTATCTGGGTTGGCAGGAGTCGTTGGTGCAATTGGCCCAGCTCGTCGAACCCGACATCCCGGACGCTTGA
- a CDS encoding phosphopantetheine-binding protein has protein sequence MTSAASPADIDALVPEVIALIIEALNMELDASEVDPDGPLYGDGMGLDSIDMLEISLVISKRYGFQMRSDNEDNENIFSSPRALTAYIASQRTQ, from the coding sequence ATGACTTCTGCTGCCTCTCCCGCCGACATCGACGCCCTCGTTCCAGAGGTGATCGCGCTGATCATCGAAGCCCTCAACATGGAGCTCGACGCGAGCGAGGTCGACCCCGACGGACCGCTGTACGGCGATGGCATGGGCCTGGACTCCATCGACATGCTCGAGATCTCGCTGGTCATCTCCAAGCGCTATGGCTTCCAGATGCGCTCGGACAACGAAGACAACGAGAACATCTTCTCCTCGCCCCGCGCGCTCACCGCCTATATCGCGAGCCAGCGCACGCAGTGA
- a CDS encoding beta-ketoacyl-[acyl-carrier-protein] synthase family protein, with amino-acid sequence MHRHHRVAITGLGVISPYGGDGTDFFERLLAGESAVRHLATDEPPRPLSVPAGICPEFDPETILGKPLALMMERFAQLGTAAAFLAWEQAGLTRRPGEGDASREHWGCIWGTALGGVAAHERGSREMWLKGRERVSPLSVVQGMNNAVNAHISIQLGLGGVSTSHTAACASSGIAIGEAFRRVRSGEAAVMLTGGSDVCQSYGVVRAWEAMRVMAPGDALTSPSACRPFAADRAGLVLGEGGAALVLEAWDHAVARGARIHGEIVGFGTSCDHSHLVRPNREGQVRALRSALADAQLAPDDIHYVNAHGTATAEGDPVEIAALREVFGERAVQLPVSATKSMHGHLLGACGAVEAVVTAMTLREQAIPPTAHLSGRIDPACEGVDHVLQGRRGVPLRAALSNSFAFGGSNAVLAFRAPPAFSS; translated from the coding sequence ATGCACCGCCACCACCGTGTCGCGATCACCGGCCTTGGGGTGATCAGCCCCTACGGCGGCGATGGCACCGATTTCTTCGAGCGCCTGCTGGCCGGCGAGTCGGCCGTGCGCCACCTCGCCACCGACGAGCCGCCGCGTCCGCTGTCGGTGCCGGCTGGCATCTGCCCCGAATTCGATCCCGAAACCATCCTGGGCAAACCGCTGGCGCTCATGATGGAGCGCTTCGCCCAACTGGGCACAGCAGCGGCGTTTCTCGCCTGGGAGCAGGCTGGCCTCACGCGCCGGCCGGGCGAAGGCGACGCGTCCCGCGAGCACTGGGGCTGCATCTGGGGCACCGCCCTGGGCGGCGTGGCGGCGCACGAGCGCGGCAGCCGCGAGATGTGGCTCAAGGGCCGCGAACGCGTCTCGCCGCTGTCGGTGGTGCAGGGCATGAACAACGCGGTCAACGCGCACATCTCCATCCAGCTCGGCCTGGGCGGCGTGAGCACCAGCCACACGGCAGCGTGCGCGTCTTCGGGCATCGCCATCGGTGAAGCCTTCCGCCGGGTGCGCAGCGGCGAGGCCGCGGTCATGCTCACCGGCGGCTCCGACGTGTGCCAGTCCTACGGCGTGGTGCGCGCCTGGGAAGCCATGCGCGTCATGGCCCCGGGCGATGCGCTGACCTCCCCTTCGGCCTGCCGGCCCTTCGCCGCCGACCGCGCCGGCCTGGTGCTGGGCGAAGGCGGCGCGGCGCTGGTGCTGGAGGCCTGGGACCATGCGGTGGCCCGGGGCGCGCGCATCCACGGCGAGATCGTCGGCTTTGGCACCAGTTGCGACCACAGCCACCTCGTGCGCCCGAACCGCGAAGGCCAGGTGCGTGCCCTGCGCAGTGCACTGGCCGATGCGCAACTGGCGCCCGACGACATCCACTACGTCAACGCCCACGGCACGGCCACCGCCGAAGGCGATCCGGTGGAGATCGCCGCCCTGCGCGAGGTGTTCGGCGAGCGCGCCGTGCAACTGCCGGTGAGCGCCACCAAATCCATGCACGGCCACCTGCTGGGTGCCTGCGGCGCGGTCGAGGCGGTGGTCACCGCCATGACCTTGCGCGAGCAGGCCATTCCCCCCACCGCCCATTTGTCCGGCCGCATTGACCCGGCCTGCGAAGGGGTGGACCATGTCCTGCAGGGTCGCCGAGGCGTGCCGTTGCGCGCCGCCTTGTCGAATTCCTTTGCCTTCGGTGGCAGCAACGCCGTGCTGGCGTTTCGCGCGCCCCCCGCTTTTTCTTCCTGA
- a CDS encoding polysaccharide deacetylase family protein produces the protein MTSTRWTPAPLLPASAVVHGAAVLGTLAVPAAWPWAVGALVANHALLAGAGLWPSSHLLGPNLTRLPADAAARREIALTIDDGPDPEVTPRVLDLLDAAHVKASFFCIGRIAEQHPVLCRAIVQRGHRVENHGFAHSNAFSLFGPGAMRRDIARAQATLSDITGQAPRFFRATAGLRNPFLDPVLHGLGLQLATWTRRAYDTRTGDPERVFQRLTQHLGPGDIVLMHDGHCARTPTGEPVILAVLPRLLQTLSERQLHPVTLQPTPPT, from the coding sequence ATGACAAGCACGCGCTGGACACCCGCTCCTCTTCTACCGGCTTCCGCCGTGGTGCACGGCGCGGCCGTGCTCGGCACGCTCGCGGTGCCCGCCGCCTGGCCTTGGGCCGTGGGTGCGCTGGTGGCCAACCACGCGCTGCTCGCGGGTGCGGGCCTGTGGCCCAGCTCGCACCTGCTCGGCCCCAACCTCACGCGCCTGCCCGCCGATGCCGCGGCGCGGCGCGAGATCGCGCTCACCATCGACGACGGCCCAGACCCCGAGGTCACGCCACGCGTGCTCGACCTGCTCGACGCCGCGCATGTGAAAGCCAGCTTCTTCTGTATCGGCCGCATCGCCGAACAACACCCAGTGTTGTGCCGTGCCATCGTGCAACGCGGCCACCGCGTGGAGAACCACGGTTTCGCGCACAGCAACGCGTTCTCGCTCTTCGGCCCCGGCGCCATGCGGCGCGACATCGCACGCGCGCAGGCCACGCTGTCCGACATCACCGGCCAGGCACCCCGCTTCTTCCGCGCCACCGCCGGCCTGCGCAACCCGTTTCTCGATCCGGTGCTGCACGGCCTGGGGCTGCAACTGGCCACCTGGACGCGCCGCGCCTACGACACGCGCACCGGCGATCCCGAGCGCGTGTTTCAGCGACTGACGCAACACCTGGGCCCGGGCGACATCGTGCTGATGCACGACGGCCACTGCGCGCGCACGCCCACCGGTGAACCCGTCATCCTCGCCGTGCTGCCGCGCTTGCTGCAGACCCTGAGCGAACGCCAACTCCACCCCGTCACCCTTCAGCCCACCCCGCCCACATGA
- a CDS encoding class I SAM-dependent methyltransferase, whose product MSRPFVKTLVNEASHTFRASGPFAYHYARGKLGYDTIFHEMLRRGLLPEGGRYLDLGCGQGSLFAWLLAARRLHDKGQWPQDWAPAPAPEQLHGIELMPKDVERAAQAFGPAHPVVRIEQGDMNAADFGHADAVLILDALHYFSHEQQRDVLTRIRAALRPGGVFLTRVGDASAGLTYRICNGVDRLVTYVRGHRLPQLYCRSVKDWVAELERLGFAVETQPMSGKKPFANVMLVCRVPH is encoded by the coding sequence ATGAGCCGCCCTTTTGTCAAGACTCTGGTGAACGAAGCCAGCCACACCTTCCGCGCGAGCGGCCCCTTTGCCTACCACTACGCACGCGGCAAGCTGGGCTACGACACCATCTTTCACGAAATGCTGCGCCGCGGCCTGCTGCCCGAAGGTGGCCGCTACCTCGACCTCGGTTGCGGCCAGGGCAGCCTGTTCGCCTGGCTGCTGGCCGCGCGGCGGCTGCACGACAAAGGCCAATGGCCCCAGGACTGGGCGCCCGCGCCCGCGCCCGAACAGCTGCACGGCATCGAACTGATGCCCAAGGATGTGGAGCGCGCCGCGCAAGCCTTCGGCCCTGCGCACCCGGTGGTGCGCATCGAACAGGGCGACATGAACGCCGCCGACTTCGGGCATGCCGATGCGGTGCTGATCCTTGACGCCCTGCATTACTTCAGCCACGAGCAACAGCGCGACGTGCTCACCCGCATCCGCGCGGCGCTGCGCCCCGGGGGCGTGTTCCTCACGCGCGTGGGCGACGCCAGTGCCGGACTGACCTACCGCATCTGCAATGGCGTGGACCGTCTGGTCACCTACGTGCGCGGCCACCGCCTGCCGCAGCTGTACTGCCGCAGCGTGAAAGACTGGGTAGCCGAACTGGAACGCCTGGGCTTCGCGGTGGAAACGCAGCCCATGAGCGGCAAGAAGCCGTTTGCCAACGTGATGCTGGTCTGCCGGGTACCGCACTGA
- a CDS encoding MMPL family transporter: MNRGFWRALLIWLAAMGCGVVLLLDTRFSADVSFFLPSKPTPEQQVMVDQLREGAVSRLLMLAIAGGTPEQRADASRALRAALAKDPSLETVQNGEAEALETVRDFMLDHRYQLSNAVTPERFSVEGLRDAVLQSVDMLSSSAGLLFKPFLARDPTGELIELVSGLNAGVQPNEREGVWASRDGERAMLIAQTRALGSDTDGQAAVIGLIRGTFDQIAAQDGMNGLSLQMSGPGLFAVRARATIQEEVARLSLMSTAILAVMLGFVYRRGRLMLLTLVPVLSGTLAAIVTVGVVHGTVFGITVGFGAALIGEAVDYAIYYFVQSGRQGATSWREQYWPTIRLGVMTSVLGFGALLFSGFPGLAQLGLYAISGVLAAALVTRYLLPDLAGPGVHLADGARQGRVLRPLVAHAHVLRWPLLALVLVAGVYLAQHREQLWKSDLSALSTVTQEEGELDAHLRADLGAPDARYMAVITAPDRESALQAAERAGAALRPLVDQGLIGGFDTPARFLPSEAAQAARRASLPTPEELEQRLRQALVDAPLSADRLQPFLDDVKAARNAPPLTRADLDGIGLGLAVDALLLQRPSGWSVLLPLRPPAASENAELPVDAVRAALAGTGALFIDLKGEFDTLYGEYIDEAIVLSLAGFIAITVVLGFVLRSPMRLLGVMLPLVMAVMVVVAGLHMAGVRLHLLHLVGLLLTVAVGSNYTLFFDRLAVGEPLDDETLLSIGVASFTTAVGFGVLAWSSVPVLHAIGITVGPGAVLALILSAAFAVRQRSA, from the coding sequence ATGAACCGCGGTTTCTGGCGCGCCCTGCTGATCTGGTTGGCAGCCATGGGCTGCGGCGTGGTGCTGCTTCTGGACACCCGCTTCTCGGCCGACGTCTCCTTCTTCCTGCCTTCCAAGCCCACGCCCGAACAGCAGGTGATGGTGGACCAGTTGCGCGAAGGGGCCGTCTCGCGCCTGTTGATGCTGGCCATTGCGGGTGGCACGCCCGAGCAGCGCGCGGATGCCTCGCGCGCCTTGCGCGCGGCGCTGGCGAAGGACCCGTCGCTGGAGACGGTGCAAAACGGCGAAGCCGAGGCGCTGGAGACGGTGCGCGACTTCATGCTCGACCACCGCTACCAGCTGAGCAACGCGGTCACCCCCGAGCGCTTCAGCGTGGAGGGCCTGCGCGATGCCGTCCTCCAAAGCGTGGACATGCTCAGTTCCTCGGCGGGCCTGCTGTTCAAGCCCTTTCTTGCGCGCGACCCCACCGGCGAACTGATCGAACTCGTCTCCGGCCTGAACGCCGGCGTGCAACCCAACGAGCGTGAAGGCGTGTGGGCCTCGCGCGATGGCGAACGCGCCATGCTGATCGCACAGACCCGCGCACTCGGCTCCGACACCGACGGCCAGGCCGCGGTCATCGGTCTGATCCGCGGCACGTTCGACCAGATCGCCGCGCAAGACGGCATGAACGGCCTGAGCCTGCAAATGTCCGGCCCGGGCCTGTTCGCGGTGCGCGCGCGCGCGACGATCCAGGAAGAAGTGGCGCGGCTCTCGCTCATGAGCACGGCCATCCTCGCGGTCATGCTCGGCTTCGTGTACCGGCGCGGGCGCCTCATGCTGCTCACGCTGGTGCCCGTGCTCAGTGGCACCCTGGCCGCCATCGTCACCGTGGGCGTGGTGCACGGCACGGTGTTCGGCATCACGGTGGGCTTTGGCGCGGCACTCATCGGGGAGGCGGTGGACTACGCCATCTACTATTTCGTGCAATCGGGTCGGCAGGGCGCGACGTCCTGGCGCGAGCAGTACTGGCCCACGATCCGCCTGGGCGTGATGACCTCGGTGCTGGGCTTTGGCGCGCTGCTGTTTTCCGGCTTTCCAGGACTGGCACAGCTGGGCCTGTACGCCATCAGCGGCGTCCTGGCGGCCGCGCTGGTCACCCGCTACCTGTTGCCGGACCTGGCAGGCCCCGGCGTGCACCTGGCCGACGGCGCGCGCCAGGGCCGCGTGCTGCGCCCGCTGGTGGCACACGCGCACGTGCTGCGCTGGCCCCTGCTCGCGCTCGTGCTGGTGGCCGGCGTGTACCTCGCGCAGCACCGCGAACAGCTCTGGAAATCCGACCTCTCCGCGTTGTCCACCGTGACGCAGGAAGAAGGCGAACTCGACGCGCACCTGCGCGCCGACCTGGGTGCTCCCGATGCGCGCTACATGGCCGTCATCACCGCCCCCGACCGAGAGAGCGCGCTGCAAGCCGCCGAACGCGCGGGGGCGGCCTTGCGCCCGCTGGTGGACCAGGGCCTCATCGGCGGCTTCGACACGCCCGCGCGCTTCCTGCCCAGCGAAGCCGCGCAAGCCGCGCGCCGCGCCAGCCTGCCCACACCGGAGGAACTCGAGCAGCGCCTGCGCCAGGCCCTGGTCGATGCGCCGCTCTCGGCCGATCGGCTGCAGCCGTTTCTGGACGACGTGAAAGCCGCGCGCAACGCACCCCCGCTCACGCGCGCCGACCTCGATGGCATCGGCCTGGGCCTCGCGGTCGACGCCCTCTTGCTGCAGCGGCCCAGCGGCTGGAGCGTGCTGCTGCCGCTGCGCCCACCGGCCGCATCGGAGAATGCCGAGCTGCCGGTGGACGCGGTGCGCGCGGCGCTGGCCGGCACCGGCGCGCTGTTCATCGATCTCAAGGGCGAGTTCGACACGCTCTATGGCGAGTACATCGACGAAGCCATCGTGCTCTCGCTGGCCGGCTTCATCGCCATCACCGTGGTGCTGGGCTTCGTATTGCGCAGCCCCATGCGCTTGCTGGGCGTGATGCTGCCGCTGGTGATGGCCGTGATGGTCGTCGTCGCCGGCCTGCACATGGCCGGCGTGCGCCTGCACCTGTTGCACCTGGTGGGCCTGCTGCTCACCGTGGCCGTGGGCTCGAACTACACCTTGTTCTTCGACCGCCTCGCGGTGGGCGAACCGCTGGACGACGAGACCCTGCTGTCCATCGGTGTGGCCAGCTTCACCACCGCCGTGGGCTTCGGCGTTCTGGCATGGTCCTCCGTCCCGGTGCTGCACGCGATCGGCATCACCGTAGGCCCGGGCGCCGTGCTCGCACTCATCCTGTCCGCGGCCTTCGCCGTGCGACAGCGCAGTGCATGA
- a CDS encoding LolA-related protein: MIRRLLTGLLLGAFAAVAHAAFDLNQLMAELARNPGGNATFVEKRYLALLDKPVVASGEMSYRAPDWLQKRTLKPRPETVTLNRDTLSLERERRTMTINLRQRPEVAAFVDSVRSTLSGDRAALDRHYKLSLAGTRDAWTLTLVPSEPKILELLQRITVAGVREQVLKIDYLQADGDRTEMTIAPVKNP, encoded by the coding sequence ATGATCCGACGACTCCTCACTGGCCTGCTGCTGGGCGCCTTCGCGGCGGTGGCGCACGCCGCCTTCGACCTCAACCAGCTCATGGCCGAACTCGCGCGCAACCCGGGCGGCAACGCCACGTTCGTCGAGAAGCGCTACCTCGCCCTGCTCGACAAGCCCGTGGTCGCCTCGGGTGAGATGAGCTACCGCGCGCCCGACTGGCTGCAAAAGCGCACGCTCAAGCCCAGGCCCGAAACCGTGACCCTCAACCGGGACACGCTGAGCCTGGAGCGTGAGCGCCGCACCATGACCATCAACCTGCGCCAGCGCCCCGAAGTCGCGGCCTTCGTCGACAGTGTGCGCAGCACGCTCTCGGGCGACCGCGCGGCGCTGGACCGCCACTACAAGCTCAGCCTCGCCGGCACACGCGATGCGTGGACGCTTACCCTGGTGCCCAGCGAACCCAAGATCCTGGAACTGCTGCAGCGCATCACCGTCGCGGGCGTGCGCGAGCAGGTCTTGAAGATCGACTACCTGCAGGCCGACGGCGACCGCACCGAGATGACGATCGCTCCGGTGAAGAACCCATGA